Proteins co-encoded in one Pan paniscus chromosome 23, NHGRI_mPanPan1-v2.0_pri, whole genome shotgun sequence genomic window:
- the LOC117977511 gene encoding iron-sulfur cluster assembly 2 homolog, mitochondrial-like — protein MVAAQGLSLRAATQTAVTPWPRGRLLAASLGLRGVSSSPEAGDGQIRLTDSCVQRLLEITKGSEFLRLQVEGGRCSGFQYRCSLDTVINPDHRVFEQGGARVVVDSDSLAVAKGAQVDFSQELIRSSFQVSNNPQAQQGCSCGSSFSVKL, from the coding sequence ATGGTTGCCGCCCAGGGGTTGTCCTTAAGGGCCGCGACGCAGACAGCGGTCACTCCCTGGCCGAGGGGCAGGCTCCTCGCGGCCTCCCTGGGACTCCGGGGCGTGTCCTCCAGCCCCGAGGCCGGCGACGGGCAGATCCGCCTCACGGACAGCTGCGTCCAGAGGCTTCTGGAAATCACCAAAGGATCAGAATTCCTCAGGCTGCAGGTGGAGGGAGGTAGATGCTCCGGATTCCAGTACAGGTGTTCACTGGATACAGTTATCAACCCCGACCACAGGGTATTTGAACAGGGTGGGGCAAGAGTGGTGGTTGACTCTGATAGCTTAGCCGTCGCCAAAGGGGCCCAGGTGGACTTCAGCCAAGAACTGATCCGAAGCTCATTTCAAGTGTCAAACAATCCTCAAGCACAGCAAGGCTGCTCCTGTGGGTCATCCTTCTCTGTCAAACTTTGA